In the genome of Asterias amurensis chromosome 16, ASM3211899v1, one region contains:
- the LOC139948587 gene encoding ATP-citrate synthase-like isoform X2, with protein MSAKAIREAAGKNLLQKHLQCDVTAANRWATVTEDVNWDELTKENPWLLTEKLVVKPDQLIKRRGKLGLIKVGVDLQGVKEWLTTRLGKEFAIGEAKGNLNNFIIEPFIAHQPADEVYICIYCLRSCDVILFHHEGGVDIGDVDAKALKYEVGLNEEVTASTVKEKLLGEVAKGKQDMIAKFVEALYKQYRDLYFTYLEINPLVVTDKVYILDLAAKIDATAEYMCKAQWGDIDYPPPFGREAFPEEAYIADLDAKSGASLKLSILNQHGRIWTMLAGGGASVIYSDTICDMGGARELANYGEYSGAPSEQQTYEYAKTILSLMTREKHQEGKVLIIGGGIANFTNVAATFKGIVRALKEFKTKLIEYGVSIFVRRGGPNYQEGLRVMRELGSSLGVPMHVFGTETHMTAIVGMALGKREIPTMPTPGDQTTASFLLAGSADKPLPKPSADGAGAKSSAPSSDQGGQSQAAGGVAEAGGDAGAKRQLFTNQTKSFLYGMQPRAVQGMLDFDHSCRREEPSVVGMIYPFSGDHKQKFYWGHREILIPVYKSMEKAMKTHPDVDVVINFASLRSAYDSTVEVLQYPQIRTIAIIAEGIPENKTRMLIHLAQEKGVTVIGPATVGGIKPGCFKIGNTGGMLDNILSSKLYRPGSVAYVSRSGGMSNELNNIVARNTDGVYEGVAIGGDRYPGTTFIDHLLRYHDDPNVKMLVMLGEVGGVEEYEICKSIETGRMSKPVVAWCIGTCATMFTSEVQFGHAGACANAESETATAKNQALRVAGAYVPKSFDDLGEKIGEVYNKLVAEGVIVPKPEIPPPTVPMDYSWARELGLIRKPASFMTSICDERGQELIYAGMPITEIFKEEIGIGGVLSLLWFQRRLPAYATKFIEMCLMVTADHGPAVSGAHNTIVTARAGKDLISSLCSGLLTIGDRFGGALDAAAKQFSTAYDSGLIPHDFVNKMRAEHKLIMGIGHRVKSINNPDMRVVILQQYAMDNFPETPLLNYALKVEKITTAKKPNLILNVDGLIGVAMVDLLRTCGAFTMEESAEFIEIGALNGLFVLGRSMGFIGHFLDQKRLKQGLYRHPWDDISYILPEME; from the exons atgtcggCAAAAGCCATCCGGGAAGCGGCGGGGAAAAACCTCCTCCAGAAACACCTCCAGTGTGATGTGACTGCAGCTAATAGGTGGGCTACAGTCACCGAAGATGTCAACTGGGATGAACTGACCAAAGAAAACCCATGGCTTCTCACTGAG AAGTTGGTTGTCAAACCTGACCAGCTGATTAAGAGAAGAGGCAAGCTGGGATTGATCAAAGTCGGCGTTGACTTACAAGGTGTCAAGGAATGGCTGACAACAAGGCTCGGAAAAGAATTTGCC ATTGGGGAGGCCAAAGGGAATCTCAACAACTTCATCATAGAGCCGTTCATCGCCCACCAGCCGGCCGATGAAGTCTACATCTGCATCTACTGCCTGAGGTCATGTGATGTCATCCTCTTCCATCATGAGGGAGGGGTGGACATTGGTGACGTGGATGCCAAG GCTTTGAAGTACGAGGTTGGACTGAATGAAGAAGTGACGGCCAGCACTGTTAAAGAGAAACTGCTGGGTGAAGTAGCCAAGGGAAAACAAGA TATGATTGCCAAGTTTGTGGAGGCACTTTACAAACAATACAGAGATCTCTACTTCACTTATTTGGAGATTAACCCTCTGG TGGTAACAGACAAGGTGTACATCCTGGATCTAGCCGCTAAGATTGACGCTACAGCAGAGTATATGTGCAAGGCCCAATGGGGTGATATTGACTACCCGCCACCATTTGGTAGAGAGGCATTCCCAGAG GAAGCTTACATCGCTGACTTGGATGCCAAGAGTGGAGCATCTCTCAAGCTTTCCATCCTGAATCAACATGGCCGAATCTGGACCATGCTGGCTGGAGGTGGTGCTTCAGTTATTTACAG TGACACAATCTGCGACATGGGTGGTGCGAGAGAACTGGCCAACTACGGGGAGTACTCAGGAGCACCCAGTGAGCAGCAGACCTACGAGTACGCCAAGACGATACTGAGTCTCATGACTCGTGAGAAACACCAGGAGGGAAAGGTGCTCATTATCGGTGGGGGTATTGCCAACTTCACCAACGTGGCTGCAACCTTCAAG gGTATTGTGAGAGCCCTGAAGGAATTCAAGACTAAGCTGATTGAGTACGGAGTGTCCATTTTCGTGAGGAGGGGTGGTCCCAACTACCAAGAGGGGCTGAGGGTGATGAGAGAATTAG GAAGTTCTCTGGGCGTTCCGATGCATGTCTTCGGCACAGAGACCCACATGACGGCCATCGTTGGCATGGCGCTAGGCAAGCGTGAGATCCCCACCATGCCCACACCGGGGGACCAGACTACGGCCAGTTTCTTACTCGCCGGAAGCGCT GACAAGCCCTTGCCTAAACCCTCAGCGGACGGCGCTGGCGCTAAGagtagtgcgccctctagtgacCAGGGAGGACAGAGTCAAGCAGCCGGTGGAGTCGCAGAGGCTGGTGGTGATGCAGGAGCTAAGAGGCAGCTGTTCACCAATCAGACCAAG TCATTTCTGTATGGAATGCAACCACGAGCCGTACAAGGCATGCTGGATTTCGACCACTCATGCAGACGTGAAGAGCCCTCTGTTGTCGGCATGATATACCCCTTCAG TGGTGACCACAAGCAGAAGTTTTACTGGGGTCACCGTGAGATCCTAATCCCTGTCTATAAGAGCATGGAGAAAGCCATGAAGACCCACCCCGATGTGGACGTGGTCATCAACTTTGCCTCTCTACGGTCTGCATACGACAGCACCGTTGAGGTATTACAGTACCCTCAG ATCCGTACCATCGCCATCATTGCTGAGGGAATCCCAGAAAACAAGACCCGAATGCTGATCCATCTTGCCCAGGAGAAAGGAGTTACAGTCATCGGTCCAGCTAcg GTTGGTGGCATCAAACCAGGCTGCTTTAAGATCGGCAACACCGGAGGCATGCTTGACAACATCCTGTCCTCCAAGCTGTACCGTCCGGGGAGTGTGGCGTACGTCTCCCGATCTGGCGGTATGTCCAACGAACTCAATAACATCGTCGCACGCAATACTGATGGTGTGTATGAAGGCGTGGCCATCGGTGGTGACAG GTACCCAGGAACAACCTTCATTGATCATCTTCTGCGATACCACGATGACCCCAATGTCAAAATGCTGGTCATGCTGGGGGAG GTTGGTGGCGTGGAGGAGTACGAAATCTGCAAGTCTATCGAGACTGGTCGCATGAGTAAACCGGTAGTGGCTTGGTGTATTGGAACGTGTGCCACCATGTTCACATCGGAGGTGCAGTTTGGGCACGCCGGAGCGTGCGCCAACGCGGAGAGTGAGACGGCAACCGCTAAAAACCAGGCGCTGAGAGTCGCTGGAGCGTACGTCCCAAAGAGCTTCGACGACCTCGGCGAGAAGATTGG gGAAGTGTACAATAAATTGGTAGCAGAAGGTGTCATCGTACCCAAGCCAGAGATTCCCCCACCAACAGTCCCGATGGACTACTCGTGGGCAAGG GAGCTTGGATTGATCCGCAAGCCAGCCTCATTCATGACGAGCATCTGTGACGAGAGAGGTCAGGAACTGATCTATGCAGGAATGCCAATCACGGAGATCTTTAAGGAAGAGATCGGGATCGGAGGTGTGCTGTCTCTCTTGTGGTTCCAAAGAAG ACTACCAGCTTACGCCACCAAGTTCATTGAGATGTGTTTGATGGTAACCGCTGATCATGGGCCGGCTGTATCCGGTGCCCATAACACAATAGTAACGGCCAGAGCTGGTAAAGATCTCATCTCATCTTTGTGCTCCGGACTTCTCACTATT GGTGATCGATTCGGTGGAGCGTTGGACGCTGCAGCTAAGCAGTTTAGTACTGCCTACGATTCAGGTCTGATCCCTCATGACTTTGTCAATAAGATGAGAGCAGAGCACAAGCTGATCATGGGCATCGGGCACAGGGTCAAATCG ATTAACAATCCTGACATGAGAGTAGTGATTCTGCAGCAGTATGCCATGGACAACTTCCCTGAGACGCCACTCCTAAACTACGCCCTCAAAGTAGAGAAGATTACCACTGCTAAG AAACCCAACCTGATTCTGAATGTGGATGGTTTGATTGGTGTTGCCATGGTAGACCTGCTAAGGACCTGTGGAGCATTTACAAT
- the LOC139948587 gene encoding ATP-citrate synthase-like isoform X1 has translation MSAKAIREAAGKNLLQKHLQCDVTAANRWATVTEDVNWDELTKENPWLLTEKLVVKPDQLIKRRGKLGLIKVGVDLQGVKEWLTTRLGKEFAIGEAKGNLNNFIIEPFIAHQPADEVYICIYCLRSCDVILFHHEGGVDIGDVDAKALKYEVGLNEEVTASTVKEKLLGEVAKGKQDMIAKFVEALYKQYRDLYFTYLEINPLVVTDKVYILDLAAKIDATAEYMCKAQWGDIDYPPPFGREAFPEEAYIADLDAKSGASLKLSILNQHGRIWTMLAGGGASVIYSDTICDMGGARELANYGEYSGAPSEQQTYEYAKTILSLMTREKHQEGKVLIIGGGIANFTNVAATFKGIVRALKEFKTKLIEYGVSIFVRRGGPNYQEGLRVMRELGSSLGVPMHVFGTETHMTAIVGMALGKREIPTMPTPGDQTTASFLLAGSASKKTAGSPDEDKPLPKPSADGAGAKSSAPSSDQGGQSQAAGGVAEAGGDAGAKRQLFTNQTKSFLYGMQPRAVQGMLDFDHSCRREEPSVVGMIYPFSGDHKQKFYWGHREILIPVYKSMEKAMKTHPDVDVVINFASLRSAYDSTVEVLQYPQIRTIAIIAEGIPENKTRMLIHLAQEKGVTVIGPATVGGIKPGCFKIGNTGGMLDNILSSKLYRPGSVAYVSRSGGMSNELNNIVARNTDGVYEGVAIGGDRYPGTTFIDHLLRYHDDPNVKMLVMLGEVGGVEEYEICKSIETGRMSKPVVAWCIGTCATMFTSEVQFGHAGACANAESETATAKNQALRVAGAYVPKSFDDLGEKIGEVYNKLVAEGVIVPKPEIPPPTVPMDYSWARELGLIRKPASFMTSICDERGQELIYAGMPITEIFKEEIGIGGVLSLLWFQRRLPAYATKFIEMCLMVTADHGPAVSGAHNTIVTARAGKDLISSLCSGLLTIGDRFGGALDAAAKQFSTAYDSGLIPHDFVNKMRAEHKLIMGIGHRVKSINNPDMRVVILQQYAMDNFPETPLLNYALKVEKITTAKKPNLILNVDGLIGVAMVDLLRTCGAFTMEESAEFIEIGALNGLFVLGRSMGFIGHFLDQKRLKQGLYRHPWDDISYILPEME, from the exons atgtcggCAAAAGCCATCCGGGAAGCGGCGGGGAAAAACCTCCTCCAGAAACACCTCCAGTGTGATGTGACTGCAGCTAATAGGTGGGCTACAGTCACCGAAGATGTCAACTGGGATGAACTGACCAAAGAAAACCCATGGCTTCTCACTGAG AAGTTGGTTGTCAAACCTGACCAGCTGATTAAGAGAAGAGGCAAGCTGGGATTGATCAAAGTCGGCGTTGACTTACAAGGTGTCAAGGAATGGCTGACAACAAGGCTCGGAAAAGAATTTGCC ATTGGGGAGGCCAAAGGGAATCTCAACAACTTCATCATAGAGCCGTTCATCGCCCACCAGCCGGCCGATGAAGTCTACATCTGCATCTACTGCCTGAGGTCATGTGATGTCATCCTCTTCCATCATGAGGGAGGGGTGGACATTGGTGACGTGGATGCCAAG GCTTTGAAGTACGAGGTTGGACTGAATGAAGAAGTGACGGCCAGCACTGTTAAAGAGAAACTGCTGGGTGAAGTAGCCAAGGGAAAACAAGA TATGATTGCCAAGTTTGTGGAGGCACTTTACAAACAATACAGAGATCTCTACTTCACTTATTTGGAGATTAACCCTCTGG TGGTAACAGACAAGGTGTACATCCTGGATCTAGCCGCTAAGATTGACGCTACAGCAGAGTATATGTGCAAGGCCCAATGGGGTGATATTGACTACCCGCCACCATTTGGTAGAGAGGCATTCCCAGAG GAAGCTTACATCGCTGACTTGGATGCCAAGAGTGGAGCATCTCTCAAGCTTTCCATCCTGAATCAACATGGCCGAATCTGGACCATGCTGGCTGGAGGTGGTGCTTCAGTTATTTACAG TGACACAATCTGCGACATGGGTGGTGCGAGAGAACTGGCCAACTACGGGGAGTACTCAGGAGCACCCAGTGAGCAGCAGACCTACGAGTACGCCAAGACGATACTGAGTCTCATGACTCGTGAGAAACACCAGGAGGGAAAGGTGCTCATTATCGGTGGGGGTATTGCCAACTTCACCAACGTGGCTGCAACCTTCAAG gGTATTGTGAGAGCCCTGAAGGAATTCAAGACTAAGCTGATTGAGTACGGAGTGTCCATTTTCGTGAGGAGGGGTGGTCCCAACTACCAAGAGGGGCTGAGGGTGATGAGAGAATTAG GAAGTTCTCTGGGCGTTCCGATGCATGTCTTCGGCACAGAGACCCACATGACGGCCATCGTTGGCATGGCGCTAGGCAAGCGTGAGATCCCCACCATGCCCACACCGGGGGACCAGACTACGGCCAGTTTCTTACTCGCCGGAAGCGCT TCTAAAAAGACTGCGGGCAGCCCGGACGAA GACAAGCCCTTGCCTAAACCCTCAGCGGACGGCGCTGGCGCTAAGagtagtgcgccctctagtgacCAGGGAGGACAGAGTCAAGCAGCCGGTGGAGTCGCAGAGGCTGGTGGTGATGCAGGAGCTAAGAGGCAGCTGTTCACCAATCAGACCAAG TCATTTCTGTATGGAATGCAACCACGAGCCGTACAAGGCATGCTGGATTTCGACCACTCATGCAGACGTGAAGAGCCCTCTGTTGTCGGCATGATATACCCCTTCAG TGGTGACCACAAGCAGAAGTTTTACTGGGGTCACCGTGAGATCCTAATCCCTGTCTATAAGAGCATGGAGAAAGCCATGAAGACCCACCCCGATGTGGACGTGGTCATCAACTTTGCCTCTCTACGGTCTGCATACGACAGCACCGTTGAGGTATTACAGTACCCTCAG ATCCGTACCATCGCCATCATTGCTGAGGGAATCCCAGAAAACAAGACCCGAATGCTGATCCATCTTGCCCAGGAGAAAGGAGTTACAGTCATCGGTCCAGCTAcg GTTGGTGGCATCAAACCAGGCTGCTTTAAGATCGGCAACACCGGAGGCATGCTTGACAACATCCTGTCCTCCAAGCTGTACCGTCCGGGGAGTGTGGCGTACGTCTCCCGATCTGGCGGTATGTCCAACGAACTCAATAACATCGTCGCACGCAATACTGATGGTGTGTATGAAGGCGTGGCCATCGGTGGTGACAG GTACCCAGGAACAACCTTCATTGATCATCTTCTGCGATACCACGATGACCCCAATGTCAAAATGCTGGTCATGCTGGGGGAG GTTGGTGGCGTGGAGGAGTACGAAATCTGCAAGTCTATCGAGACTGGTCGCATGAGTAAACCGGTAGTGGCTTGGTGTATTGGAACGTGTGCCACCATGTTCACATCGGAGGTGCAGTTTGGGCACGCCGGAGCGTGCGCCAACGCGGAGAGTGAGACGGCAACCGCTAAAAACCAGGCGCTGAGAGTCGCTGGAGCGTACGTCCCAAAGAGCTTCGACGACCTCGGCGAGAAGATTGG gGAAGTGTACAATAAATTGGTAGCAGAAGGTGTCATCGTACCCAAGCCAGAGATTCCCCCACCAACAGTCCCGATGGACTACTCGTGGGCAAGG GAGCTTGGATTGATCCGCAAGCCAGCCTCATTCATGACGAGCATCTGTGACGAGAGAGGTCAGGAACTGATCTATGCAGGAATGCCAATCACGGAGATCTTTAAGGAAGAGATCGGGATCGGAGGTGTGCTGTCTCTCTTGTGGTTCCAAAGAAG ACTACCAGCTTACGCCACCAAGTTCATTGAGATGTGTTTGATGGTAACCGCTGATCATGGGCCGGCTGTATCCGGTGCCCATAACACAATAGTAACGGCCAGAGCTGGTAAAGATCTCATCTCATCTTTGTGCTCCGGACTTCTCACTATT GGTGATCGATTCGGTGGAGCGTTGGACGCTGCAGCTAAGCAGTTTAGTACTGCCTACGATTCAGGTCTGATCCCTCATGACTTTGTCAATAAGATGAGAGCAGAGCACAAGCTGATCATGGGCATCGGGCACAGGGTCAAATCG ATTAACAATCCTGACATGAGAGTAGTGATTCTGCAGCAGTATGCCATGGACAACTTCCCTGAGACGCCACTCCTAAACTACGCCCTCAAAGTAGAGAAGATTACCACTGCTAAG AAACCCAACCTGATTCTGAATGTGGATGGTTTGATTGGTGTTGCCATGGTAGACCTGCTAAGGACCTGTGGAGCATTTACAAT